The proteins below come from a single Falco rusticolus isolate bFalRus1 chromosome 8, bFalRus1.pri, whole genome shotgun sequence genomic window:
- the LOC119152109 gene encoding ovomucoid-like, which produces MATVGPFVLLSFALCCFPGAAFGVEVDCSTYPNTTNEEGKEVLVCAKILSPICGTDGVTYSNECLLCASNIEHGANVSKDHDGECKDIVPVDCSKYPNTTNEEGKVALLCSKDLSPVCGSDGVTYDNECLLCARNLEPGTSVGKKYDGECKKETATVDCSDYPKPVCSLEYIPVCGSDSKTYSNECNFCNAVVDSNGTLVLSHFGKC; this is translated from the exons ATGGCCACAGTGGGTCCCTTTGTGCTTCTCTCTTTTGCGCTTTGCTGCTTCCCAG GTGCTGCCTTTGGAGTTGAG GTGGACTGCAGTACGTATCCCAACACTACAAATGAGGAAGGCAAAGAGGTGCTGGTCTGTGCCAAGATCCTCAGCCCCATCTGTGGTACCGATGGAGTCACCTACAGCAATGAgtgcctgctctgtgccagcaaCAT AGAACATGGAGCCAATGTAAGCAAAGACCACGATGGAGAATGCAAGGACATTGTCCCT GTGGACTGCAGTAAATACCCCAACACAACAAATGAGGAAGGCAAAGTGGCGTTGCTCTGCAGCAAAGACCTCAGCCCTGTCTGCGGTAGTGACGGGGTCACCTACGACAATGAGTGCCTGCTGTGTGCCCGTAACCT AGAGCCTGGAACCAGTGTTGGCAAGAAGTACGATGGTGAATGTAAGAAGGAAACTGCTACA gttgacTGCAGTGACTACCCTAAACCTGTCTGCTCACTTGAGTACATACCTGTCTGTGGCTCTGACAGCAAAACATACAGCAATGAGTGTAACTTCTGCAATGCAGTCGT GGACAGCAATGGGACTCTCGTTTTAAGCCActttggaaaatgctga